From Camelina sativa cultivar DH55 chromosome 20, Cs, whole genome shotgun sequence, the proteins below share one genomic window:
- the LOC104772506 gene encoding uncharacterized protein LOC104772506: MFVDGSSTNQGSGVGLILRSPTGEILEQALKLNFKASNNETEYEAVLVGLRLALGLGVKHLQVFCDSQLVVSQFSGEFDAKNKRMGAYRQLFRTLSGEFTSFSLTKVPQNENASADALAALANRSDPELRRTIPIECIEAPSIDPDSQIALINDDPIPMEVDEPIEDMADIAEPPEDWQLKIKLYISDGTVPAHRWAARRLKARSARYILLDGELFRRSASGVFLTCVTRDEAERIMMEVHEGEGGNHSGGRALALKIKKDGHYWPTMMADCETFAAKCEACQRHGPMRHVPPELLNTVTAPYPFMRWAMDAIGPLPASKSKKYVLVLTDYFTKWVEAESFTRIQSLDVTNFIWKNIICRHGLPYVIVTETVPNSLR; encoded by the coding sequence ATGTTCGTCGACGGTTCGTCAACAAATCAAGGATCCGGGGTCGGACTCATACTCCGATCCCCCACCGGAGAAATCCTCGAACAGGCGTTAAAGCTCAATTTCAAAGCGTCGAACAACGAAACCGAGTACGAGGCTGTTCTCGTAGGACTCCGGCTAGCCCTGGGGCTTGGAGTCAAACACCTGCAGGTCTTCTGTGACTCTCAACTCGTAGTCAGTCAGTTCAGCGGCGAATTCGACGCCAAAAACAAGCGAATGGGGGCATATCGACAGTTGTTCCGCACGTTATCTGGCGAATTTACGTCTTTCTCCCTGACAAAGGTCCCACAGAACGAGAACGCATCAGCTGACGCCCTCGCAGCTCTGGCGAATCGCTCCGACCCCGAGTTACGACGTACCATTCCAATTGAATGCATCGAGGCTCCCAGCATCGATCCGGACAGCCAAATTGCCCTCATCAACGACGACCCAATCCCCATGGAAGTCGACGAGCCAATAGAAGACATGGCGGACATCGCCGAGCCTCCCGAGGATTGGCAACTCAAGATCAAACTTTACATCTCTGATGGCACCGTCCCGGCACACCGATGGGCGGCTCGACGACTGAAGGCTCGAAGTGCCAGGTACATCCTGTTGGACGGAGAACTATTTCGCCGGAGTGCGTCGGGAGTGTTCCTTACCTGTGTTACTCGGGACGAGGCCGAACGCATAATGATGGAAGTGCACGAAGGCGAGGGTGGCAATCATTCTGGCGGACGCGCACTTgctctcaaaatcaaaaaggaCGGACATTATTGGCCTACCATGATGGCTGATTGCGAAACTTTCGCGGCAAAATGCGAAGCTTGTCAGCGCCATGGGCCAATGCGGCACGTCCCGCCCGAACTACTAAACACCGTCACTGCTCCGTATCCCTTTATGCGCTGGGCCATGGACGCCATAGGACCTTTGCCGGCATCCAAATCCAAGAAGTATGTCCTGGTGCTGACCGATTACTTTACCAAGTGGGTGGAGGCAGAATCTTTCACAAGAATCCAATCCTTAGACGTGACCAATTTCatatggaagaacatcatatgtcgcCACGGACTCCCATACGTGATTGTCACCGAAACGGTACCCAATTCACTTCGATGA